The sequence GGTTGACCGCGCTCTTGATTGGCGAACTTTACGGCGAGGATGAAAAATGGGTCGAGGATGGACAATTGGTGGGCTTGCCAGACCGGCCATATCATCCCGGTCCCAACCGGGGGCTGACCAGCCAGCGCGGGCAGCACTGGCCTCCACCCCCAAAATCGGATATGCCTCAGATTCAATGGCATGCGTGAAAAGATAAAATTTGCCTCAGAAATCCAAAACAGCTAAACAAGCAGAAAAAAATGATTAAAGTTAGCCGTCTTTTATCCTTTTTTGGGATATTCCATATTGGGTTATTATCTTTCTTAAAAAATCAAAGAAAGGAAAAAAATGGCACAATCCGTCTTTACGCCCAAATATGAGGTATTCCGCAGTTTATTAACGCAACATCGGCGGTCTCAATCAATCACACAAACACAACTCGCCTTGCTTCTTGGACGCCCTCAATCTTTTGTATCGAAATATGAGAATGGAGAAAGACGTCTCGATGTAATCGAATTTCTTGAAATAACAGAGGCTTTGAATATTGATCCCTGCGAAATAATAAAAAAACTGAAAGAGGAGACAAAATCGTGACAATTTTAGAAGAATGGAGTATTACGCCTGAACAGCTTACCGATCTTCTTGGCGAGAATCCCAGCTTACGCGGCATGCTATTTGGCTATGTTGCTGAATTGAAATTAAAAGAAAGGATAGCCGCATTCCCCGAAGTCTCTTCCATTACTAAATTCGACGATCACGATAGAAAAAAGAAAGGTGATTTTTATATTTTGTACAAAAATCGCGCTTTCAGTTTAGAATTAAAATCACTTCAAACAGCCTCAATTAAATATGAAGAAGAAAATTCTCGCTGGTCAGGTAAAGCCCAAGTAGATGCAAGTGATAAGCGTACCATTACATTGCCTGATGGCTCGGAAATGGATACCACACTTCTTCTGAGGGGTGAGTTTGAT is a genomic window of Gemmatimonadota bacterium containing:
- a CDS encoding helix-turn-helix transcriptional regulator gives rise to the protein MAQSVFTPKYEVFRSLLTQHRRSQSITQTQLALLLGRPQSFVSKYENGERRLDVIEFLEITEALNIDPCEIIKKLKEETKS
- a CDS encoding restriction endonuclease translates to MTILEEWSITPEQLTDLLGENPSLRGMLFGYVAELKLKERIAAFPEVSSITKFDDHDRKKKGDFYILYKNRAFSLELKSLQTASIKYEEENSRWSGKAQVDASDKRTITLPDGSEMDTTLLLRGEFDILAVNCYAFNNEWNFVFARNQDLPCSTYSRYTQIQRENLIASLITVTWPPKPPFDLDIRYLLDKMIAEGGGSNPIDI